The Porites lutea chromosome 11, jaPorLute2.1, whole genome shotgun sequence genome includes a region encoding these proteins:
- the LOC140951475 gene encoding salivary peroxidase/catechol oxidase-like: MMELRLRQGLCLFVGAFVCFGLSPSIAGSSLNSRDTFISVDPFCERVPLYVRLNCIQRKYRMFDGTCNNLCNITQGSAGTAFARFLPPSFQNGLGPRLASTTKPSLPLRNARTISNTVFVNTSENVGGLEPNFTHMTMLWGSFIDHDFTLTVSNQTEGCGTNNAPCPSNVPGCVSIPISQNNPDDRLRNNQSAQCIPLSRSEIRNGEQVNLVTSYIDASNIYGVNCEEAESVRDTTSRIGLLRVVPLPVSRSDRMPISPPADPSSFCRSPRPSLKPCFLFGDFRDNENPALMTVHILFVREHNRIAKFLHHLNPTWNDERLFQEARKIVIAQIQHITYNEWLPVLFSEEVRRNNNLTLEPLGQFFNGYDPNVDASTRNAFAAAALRMGHSLIRDSFGQFSRGLVRLGEVATTSFFDPSSLYRLRNNGIDGINLGLATEPAQRFDRNFVNAVHESLVTPGPTPDGIVGDLMAINIQRGRDHGLAPYIYFRKFCGLDTDLPGGLAKKFSDLVNIDKEQLGRIISVYISTFDIDLFVGGISENPQPGSILGQTLTCLITDSFRRFRVGDRFWYERTDSYTGFTLEQLDSIKKGSSLAKVICDNSDNVGRIQERVFETGQELVNCDRIPSIDLSLWKEGPGMEKSAESEACRERKTNH, encoded by the exons ATGATGGAATTAAG GTTGCGACAAGGTCTCTGTCTTTTTGTTGGAGCATTTGTCTGTTTTGGTTTATCACCTTCCATTGCGGGGTCGTCTCTTAACTCCCGAGATACGTTTATATCGGTTGATCCATTTTGCGAGAGAGTACCACTGTATGTGCGTCTAAACTGTATACAACGCAAGTATCGCATGTTTGACGGAACGTGCAACAACTTGTGCAACATAACACAG GGCTCAGCTGGAACAGCATTCGCGCGTTTCCTGCCACCATCCTTTCAAAACGGACTGGGACCACGACTCGCTTCCACCACAAAGCCATCACTGCCCCTCAGAAACGCGAGAACAATCAGCAACACTGTGTTCGTGAACACCTCAGAGAACGTTGGTGGTTTGGAGCCAAACTTTACTCACATGACCATGCTGTGGGGATCATTTATAGACCACGACTTCACGTTGACAGTTTCTAATCAGACCGAAGGATGTGGGACCAACAATGCGCCATGTCCAAGCAATGTCCCTGGATGTGTCAGCATTCCGATCTCGCAAAATAATCCGGATGATAGATTGAGGAACAATCAAAGCGCCCAGTGTATTCCTCTTTCACGATCAGAAATACGAAATGGGGAGCAG GTGAATCTGGTTACTTCTTATATTGACGCCTCAAACATTTATGGAGTTAACTGTGAGGAAGCAGAGAGTGTGCGAGATACGACGTCACGTATTGGTTTATTGCGAGTAGTTCCACTTCCGGTGTCACGCTCTGATAGAATGCCAATATCCCCTCCTGCTGATCCAAGTTCATTTTGCAGATCACCTAGGCCTTCACTAAAACCGTGCTTTCTTTTTGGAGACTTCAGGGACAATGAAAACCCGG CGTTAATGACTGTTCACATCCTTTTTGTTCGAGAACATAACCGAATCGCAAAGTTTCTTCATCATTTAAATCCAACATGGAACGACGAACGACTGTTCCAGGAAGCGCGGAAAATTGTGATTGCCCAAATTCAGCATATTACTTACAACGAATGGCTGCCCGTTTTGTTTAGTGAAGAAGTG agACGAAACAACAACCTTACCTTAGAACCTCTGGGGCAATTTTTTAATGGTTATGATCCAAATGTTGACGCTTCGACCAGAAATGCGTTTGCCGCTGCCGCACTTAGAATGGGTCATTCACTAATACGGGACAGCTTTGGACAATTTAGCAGAGGATTGGTCAGGCTTGGAGAAGTTGCTACCACAAGCTTCTTTGACCCGTCGTCTCTTTATAGACTGAGGAATAATGGAATCGATGGCATTAATTTGGGATTGGCAACGGAACCTGCTCAAAGATTCGATAG GAACTTTGTCAATGCTGTGCATGAAAGTCTTGTGACTCCAGGACCAACTCCAGACGGAATAGTGGGAGACTTGATGGCGATCAATATTCAACGGGGCCGGGACCATGGTCTTGCCCCTTACATATACTTCCGAAAGTTTTGTGGATTGGACACTGACCTTCCCGGAGGACTTGCCAAAAAGTTTTCAGACCTTGTTAATATCGACAAAGAGCAGCTTGGTAGAATCATTAGTGTTTACATTTCTACCTTCGACATCGATCTCTTTGTTGGAGGAATCAGTGAGAACCCACAACCGGGATCCATTTTGGGACAGACTTTAACTTGCCTGATAACTGACAGCTTCCGAAGATTTCGAGTTGGAGATCGATTCTGGTATGAACGAACCGATTCTTACACAGGATTCACATTAGAACAGTTGGATTCCATAAAGAAAGGAAGCTCGCTGGCAAAGGTTATCTGTGACAACTCTGATAATGTAGGCCGAATTCAAGAGCGCGTTTTTGAGACAGGCCAAGAGTTAGTTAATTGCGATAGGATACCATCTATCGACCTGAGTTTGTGGAAAGAAG GGCCGGGAATGGAAAAGTCAGCCGAGAGCGAGGCATGCAGAGAAAGGAAGACTAACCATTAA
- the LOC140951468 gene encoding protogenin A-like isoform X2 — translation MASTRPSPNLSTFVSGLHLIFTLASVAFLSYKVYYLEYELSLIRGKECLSDGRIRVTEATPLSLIPNGEELRSERNRRAEQERVISSSAGKLKEACVQKLLDDLQVIDGVVNRTGRLVCMRAPPRFTKKPPSSIVIKDGSNMTFSFSISGYPKPKVTWSMKTKTQENQTRFTVLADKFEMSDVRFADEGVITSRAENMFGIQVTEVKITVRGAPRFPNSPPVQVHGYLGKETRIQCDPLGNPTPKIEWTRTPSAPLPRGRSEVRQDGLYIKNTESEDDGIYTCIAANEFGRVIQGAYLKVNSFKPPAFTTPPPDAINASGIRESVRVNCSATGAPLPNVTWYKNNVTIPSTYYANTAEVTGELVIDQFQPSDQATYTCIARNMYKDEVKTSTKIVLTSCGDPGKPNNSAVVIQSQNHWAGQYVWYFCNPGYTMIGPAIKRCFPSGNWTGYTPRCTDKLECERYWTIDDPTRRYGFRSGETKSDTYLPEGWYRFITGKQMSTICRYSSGYCDASNQASLQGSHPTVEEGVVSRKVCFGYYQSRYRYGQKQINTCCKQSTYIKVRNCGSFYVYKLKPTPSNSRYCTQY, via the exons ATGGCGTCAACTCGCCCTTCACCAAACCTCTCAACTTTTGTGTCAGGTCTTCATCTAATTTTTACGCTTGCCTCAGTTGCTTTTCTTTCGTACAAAGTTTATTACCTTGAATATGAGCTCTCTTTAATTCGGGGAAAAGAATGTTTAAGTGATGGCCGCATACGCGTGACTGAAGCGACTCCTCTGTCTCTGATTCCGAACGGTGAAGAGCTCAGAAGTGAACGGAATCGCAGAGCTGAACAAGAGAGGGTGATATCATCTTCAGCCGGCAAACTCAAGGAAGCATGTGTCCAGAAGTTGCTGGACGATCTTCAG GTCATTGACGGTGTAGTCAACCGAACTGGGAGACTTGTTTGTATGAGAG CTCCTCCTCGATTTACAAAGAAACCTCCGTCTTCCATTGTCATCAAGGATGGCAGCAATATGACATTCAGTTTTTCAATATCCGGGTACCCAAAACCCAAGGTAACGTGGTCTATGAAAACCAAAACCCAAGAAAACCAAACGCGTTTCACAGTACTCGCTGACAAGTTTGAGATGAGCGATGTCCGGTTTGCGGACGAGGGAGTAATTACAAGCCGCGCCGAAAATATGTTTGGTATTCAAGTGAccgaagtaaaaattactgtTAGAG GTGCGCCGAGGTTCCCCAATTCTCCTCCTGTACAAGTGCATGGCTACTTAGGTAAAGAAACAAGGATTCAATGTGACCCCCTGGGGAACCCCACCCCCAAGATTGAATGGACCAGAACTCCCTCAGCACCACTCCCTCGAGGACGCAGTGAGGTCAGACAAGACGGACTTTATATTAAAAACACAGAGAGTGAAGACGATGGCATCTACACATGTATCGCGGCCAACGAATTTGGAAGGGTCATTCAAGGGGCATACCTCAAAGTCAACTCATTCA AACCACCTGCGTTTACCACACCACCACCAGATGCAATCAACGCCTCAGGCATCAGGGAATCGGTCCGAGTCAACTGTTCTGCTACAGGTGCTCCTCTACCAAACGTCACGTGGTACAAGAACAACGTCACCATACCCTCCACCTATTATGCCAACACGGCTGAAGTCACCGGCGAGCTCGTGATTGATCAGTTCCAGCCCTCAGACCAGGCCACGTATACTTGTATTGCTCGTAACATGTACAAGGATGAAGTAAAGACAAGTACAAAGATAG TCTTAACCAGCTGCGGTGACCCAGGCAAACCAAACAATTCAGCTGTTGTTATTCAGAGCCAGAACCACTGGGCAGGGCAATATGTCTGGTACTTCTGTAACCCAGGATACACAATGATTGGTCCAGCTATCAAAAGATGTTTTCCAAGCGGAAACTGGACTGGATATACACCAAGAT GTACGGATAAGCTGGAATGTGAGCGATACTGGACCATAGATGACCCGACAAGACGTTATGGTTTTAGGTCAGGAGAAACAAAGAGCGATACCTATCTTCCCGAGGGATGGTACAGATTTATAACAGGCAAACAAATGTCGACAATTTGCAGATATTCGTCGGGCTATTGTGATGCTTCAAACCAGGCATCATTACAAGGAAGTCATCCGACGGTTGAGGAAGGGGTGGTATCTCGGAAAGTGTGTTTCGGTTATTATCAAAGTCGTTACAGATACGGCCAGAAGCAAATTAACACCTGTTGTAAGCAAAGTACATATATAAAGGTTCGCAACTGTGGTTCTTTCTATGTCTACAAACTGAAGCCCACACCATCTAATAGTCGTTACTGTACGCAATATTAA
- the LOC140951468 gene encoding uncharacterized protein isoform X1: MASTRPSPNLSTFVSGLHLIFTLASVAFLSYKVYYLEYELSLIRGKECLSDGRIRVTEATPLSLIPNGEELRSERNRRAEQERVISSSAGKLKEACVQKLLDDLQVIDGVVNRTGRLVCMRGPQGPPGVPGPRGARGRRGRIGAPGYRGRRGRSGIPGQIGAPGIRGPQGIPGRGLDVNVTEIENLVERLMNYNPEEITMFAPPRFTKKPPSSIVIKDGSNMTFSFSISGYPKPKVTWSMKTKTQENQTRFTVLADKFEMSDVRFADEGVITSRAENMFGIQVTEVKITVRGAPRFPNSPPVQVHGYLGKETRIQCDPLGNPTPKIEWTRTPSAPLPRGRSEVRQDGLYIKNTESEDDGIYTCIAANEFGRVIQGAYLKVNSFKPPAFTTPPPDAINASGIRESVRVNCSATGAPLPNVTWYKNNVTIPSTYYANTAEVTGELVIDQFQPSDQATYTCIARNMYKDEVKTSTKIVLTSCGDPGKPNNSAVVIQSQNHWAGQYVWYFCNPGYTMIGPAIKRCFPSGNWTGYTPRCTDKLECERYWTIDDPTRRYGFRSGETKSDTYLPEGWYRFITGKQMSTICRYSSGYCDASNQASLQGSHPTVEEGVVSRKVCFGYYQSRYRYGQKQINTCCKQSTYIKVRNCGSFYVYKLKPTPSNSRYCTQY, from the exons ATGGCGTCAACTCGCCCTTCACCAAACCTCTCAACTTTTGTGTCAGGTCTTCATCTAATTTTTACGCTTGCCTCAGTTGCTTTTCTTTCGTACAAAGTTTATTACCTTGAATATGAGCTCTCTTTAATTCGGGGAAAAGAATGTTTAAGTGATGGCCGCATACGCGTGACTGAAGCGACTCCTCTGTCTCTGATTCCGAACGGTGAAGAGCTCAGAAGTGAACGGAATCGCAGAGCTGAACAAGAGAGGGTGATATCATCTTCAGCCGGCAAACTCAAGGAAGCATGTGTCCAGAAGTTGCTGGACGATCTTCAG GTCATTGACGGTGTAGTCAACCGAACTGGGAGACTTGTTTGTATGAGAG GTCCTCAAGGCCCACCAGGAGTTCCAGGTCCCCGCGGTGCACGAGGTCGCCGTGGCAGAATAGGAGCACCAGGTTACCGCGGTCGCCGTGGTCGCTCAGGGATACCTGGACAAATAGGAGCTCCTGGAATAAGAGGTCCTCAAGGAATCCCAGGAAGGGGCCTTGATGTTAATGTTACGGAAATTGAAAATCTCGTTGAAAGATTGATGAACTACAATCCAGAAGAAATAACCATGTTTG CTCCTCCTCGATTTACAAAGAAACCTCCGTCTTCCATTGTCATCAAGGATGGCAGCAATATGACATTCAGTTTTTCAATATCCGGGTACCCAAAACCCAAGGTAACGTGGTCTATGAAAACCAAAACCCAAGAAAACCAAACGCGTTTCACAGTACTCGCTGACAAGTTTGAGATGAGCGATGTCCGGTTTGCGGACGAGGGAGTAATTACAAGCCGCGCCGAAAATATGTTTGGTATTCAAGTGAccgaagtaaaaattactgtTAGAG GTGCGCCGAGGTTCCCCAATTCTCCTCCTGTACAAGTGCATGGCTACTTAGGTAAAGAAACAAGGATTCAATGTGACCCCCTGGGGAACCCCACCCCCAAGATTGAATGGACCAGAACTCCCTCAGCACCACTCCCTCGAGGACGCAGTGAGGTCAGACAAGACGGACTTTATATTAAAAACACAGAGAGTGAAGACGATGGCATCTACACATGTATCGCGGCCAACGAATTTGGAAGGGTCATTCAAGGGGCATACCTCAAAGTCAACTCATTCA AACCACCTGCGTTTACCACACCACCACCAGATGCAATCAACGCCTCAGGCATCAGGGAATCGGTCCGAGTCAACTGTTCTGCTACAGGTGCTCCTCTACCAAACGTCACGTGGTACAAGAACAACGTCACCATACCCTCCACCTATTATGCCAACACGGCTGAAGTCACCGGCGAGCTCGTGATTGATCAGTTCCAGCCCTCAGACCAGGCCACGTATACTTGTATTGCTCGTAACATGTACAAGGATGAAGTAAAGACAAGTACAAAGATAG TCTTAACCAGCTGCGGTGACCCAGGCAAACCAAACAATTCAGCTGTTGTTATTCAGAGCCAGAACCACTGGGCAGGGCAATATGTCTGGTACTTCTGTAACCCAGGATACACAATGATTGGTCCAGCTATCAAAAGATGTTTTCCAAGCGGAAACTGGACTGGATATACACCAAGAT GTACGGATAAGCTGGAATGTGAGCGATACTGGACCATAGATGACCCGACAAGACGTTATGGTTTTAGGTCAGGAGAAACAAAGAGCGATACCTATCTTCCCGAGGGATGGTACAGATTTATAACAGGCAAACAAATGTCGACAATTTGCAGATATTCGTCGGGCTATTGTGATGCTTCAAACCAGGCATCATTACAAGGAAGTCATCCGACGGTTGAGGAAGGGGTGGTATCTCGGAAAGTGTGTTTCGGTTATTATCAAAGTCGTTACAGATACGGCCAGAAGCAAATTAACACCTGTTGTAAGCAAAGTACATATATAAAGGTTCGCAACTGTGGTTCTTTCTATGTCTACAAACTGAAGCCCACACCATCTAATAGTCGTTACTGTACGCAATATTAA
- the LOC140952313 gene encoding uncharacterized protein has product MQNWYDSSKETEAQKWTKPDKAIACLRASLPPAARAIYKYSLGLSDEDQKKPHLVIDALRKFYGASIGVSGERQKFLRLLQEENEPIASWETRVRNQGAQCEYEDFADELMRDQFIAGLTSEALRVKLIGKGHRHRDSQTKVALREVVEAAKSFEATTYANQLMKTARGNQEQVNFAGKQNVEKEDVKRSGAPCYWCSGNHKEPRQQHCPAFKKRCNNCGIIGHFSRACRSRGGRGRQPQRQEANLVESEQDEEAFVSETISASSTGKKSATKFFAHLHLAYKGKTKVVRAQRLMSRRLRDLIPMATSKLEPQLTVPSVVTQNIAERKQKAKTHYDKRASKQLSEFAIGERVFVKPSPRNRSKPWIHGEVVNKPAPRSCTLSTPLGLVRRNHAQIRKASTDPVRGYSESVSIDTDVTSDTSEQVDDPSSPNSGGTEQVEQPEYVNPEHHATPEIMLRRSSRNRKLPSRFKDYVMNIS; this is encoded by the coding sequence ATGCAAAACTGGTATGACTCTTCGAAGGAAACTGAAGCGCAAAAGTGGACTAAACCTGACAAAGCGATCGCGTGTCTTAGAGCATCCCTGCCTCCGGCAGCGAGAGCAATTTACAAATACAGCTTGGGTCTAAGCGACGAAGATCAGAAGAAACCTCACCTAGTTATAGATGCGTTAAGAAAATTTTATGGCGCCAGCATCGGAGTCTCTGGGGAGAGGCAAAAATTTCTCCGTTTACTTCAAGAGGAAAATGAGCCGATCGCTTCGTGGGAAACGCGAGTTCGTAATCAAGGAGCGCAGTGCGAGTACGAAGATTTTGCAGACGAACTTATGAGAGATCAGTTCATAGCTGGTTTAACATCTGAAGCACTTCGTGTCAAGTTGATAGGGAAAGGACACAGGCACCGAGATTCACAAACGAAAGTAGCCTTGAGGGAAGTGGTCGAAGCGGCCAAGAGTTTTGAAGCCACCACTTATGCCAACCAATTAATGAAAACCGCCAGAGGAAACCAGGAACAAGTAAATTTTGCGGGCAAACAGAATGTGGAAAAGGAAGATGTCAAACGATCAGGAGCTCCATGTTATTGGTGTAGTGGTAATCACAAAGAACCAAGACAACAGCATTGTCCCGCCTTCAAGAAAAGATGCAATAATTGCGGCATCATTGGACACTTTTCTCGGGCTTGCAGAAGCAGAGGAGGTCGCGGACGTCAACCTCAACGTCAGGAAGCCAACCTTGTAGAATCTGAACAAGACGAAGAAGCTTTCGTGAGTGAGACGATATCAGCATCATCCACAGGCAAGAAATCGGCAACGAAATTTTTCGCACACCTTCACCTGGCTTACAAGGGAAAGACGAAAGTCGTCAGGGCACAGAGATTGATGTCTAGAAGACTCCGGGATCTGATTCCCATGGCTACAAGCAAACTCGAACCACAACTAACAGTGCCAAGTGTAGTGACCCAGAACATTGcggaaaggaaacaaaaggccAAGACCCACTATGACAAACGAGCATCAAAGCAGCTCAGTGAATTTGCAATCGGCGAGAGAGTCTTCGTGAAACCGAGCCCGAGGAACAGAAGCAAACCCTGGATACATGGTGAGGTGGTTAACAAGCCTGCGCCAAGATCGTGCACTTTAAGTACTCCATTGGGGCTTGTTCGTCGGAATCACGCACAAATTAGGAAAGCATCCACCGATCCGGTGCGCGGCTACAGTGAATCGGTATCAATCGACACAGATGTAACATCAGATACATCTGAGCAGGTGGACGACCCCTCAAGTCCAAACAGCGGTGGAACAGAACAGGTGGAGCAGCCCGAGTACGTGAACCCTGAACATCATGCAACACCGGAAATCATGCTGCGGAGGTCGTCTAGGAACCGGAAGTTACCCTCCAGATTTAAAGATTACGTAATGAACATTAGTTGA